A single window of Gammaproteobacteria bacterium DNA harbors:
- the trmD gene encoding tRNA (guanosine(37)-N1)-methyltransferase TrmD, with protein MHISTISVFPDMFAALTFGIPQRAVDKNLLTLKHWQLREFTTDKHHTVDDRPYGGGPGMVMKVEPLIAAISHVRNSHHGKSKVVYLSPQGEPFSSDKAKESVDLEHLILVAGRYEGIDERIIETAIDEEWSIGDYVLSGGEIPAMAVIDSIARLIPGVLGHEDSAAEDSFAEGLLDYPHYTRPEEIAGLQVPDMLLKGDHFAIHQWRLKQSLGRTWLRRPDLLAKRQLTPAEQQLLAEFIEEVEAKRGTDNEEINSRN; from the coding sequence ATTCATATCAGTACCATCAGCGTTTTTCCGGATATGTTTGCAGCACTAACTTTTGGAATCCCACAACGCGCCGTAGACAAAAATCTCCTCACCCTCAAACATTGGCAATTACGCGAATTCACAACCGATAAACATCACACCGTAGATGACAGACCCTACGGAGGCGGTCCAGGCATGGTGATGAAGGTAGAGCCGCTAATCGCAGCAATTAGTCATGTCCGAAATTCTCATCATGGAAAATCTAAAGTAGTCTATTTAAGTCCTCAAGGCGAACCCTTTTCTTCAGATAAAGCAAAAGAAAGCGTCGATCTAGAGCATCTTATTTTAGTGGCAGGTCGCTATGAAGGAATTGACGAAAGAATTATTGAAACCGCGATTGATGAAGAGTGGTCGATCGGTGATTATGTCCTTTCTGGCGGTGAGATTCCTGCCATGGCTGTGATTGATTCCATTGCTCGATTAATCCCAGGCGTACTCGGACATGAGGACTCAGCCGCCGAAGACTCCTTTGCCGAAGGGCTTTTGGACTATCCCCATTACACTCGACCCGAAGAAATTGCTGGACTCCAAGTACCAGATATGTTATTGAAGGGGGATCATTTCGCTATACATCAATGGCGATTGAAACAATCCCTTGGCCGCACCTGGTTGCGCCGACCGGATTTACTGGCAAAACGCCAGCTTACGCCAGCCGAACAACAGTTATTGGCTGAATTTATTGAGGAAGTTGAGGCTAAAAGAGGTACTGACAATGAAGAAATTAATTCACGCAATTGA
- a CDS encoding alpha/beta fold hydrolase produces the protein MIGRIHEPTGAEHNLLKSNTPFDKYIDEARKLITEHRADLDSDQASKIIEANAPFEWRPYPSERYERGILLIHGLYDSPFSVRDIGAHFLKQGYLVRAVLLPGHGTVPGDLLTIHRKDWLDTVANAINSTSQIVDDFYICGYSMGGALSLLLHQLAKNCRAMMLIAPGLKPRNRKAQFLKIIRLFTWISKKAKWYQISNQINYTKYNSHSYNPSYQASEIMKAASKIKINIPLFFVASEDDETIDTDFVIEYFKQQSNPHNAMINYCKNPSIGDSNNIEQRTSIYPERNIIDFSHTCLAISPNNPYLGEHGKLLDFSHYHKQKQENKVVRIGAITANNLLHYTMQRLSYNPDFDHMVERFSAFIETLKT, from the coding sequence ATGATCGGACGTATTCACGAACCAACCGGGGCGGAACACAATCTGCTGAAATCTAATACACCCTTCGACAAGTACATTGATGAGGCTCGAAAGCTAATCACCGAGCATCGAGCGGATTTAGACAGCGATCAAGCGTCAAAGATAATAGAAGCCAATGCTCCCTTCGAATGGAGACCGTATCCAAGTGAGCGCTACGAACGTGGAATATTACTAATTCATGGGCTATACGACAGTCCTTTCAGTGTTCGCGATATCGGGGCGCATTTTCTTAAGCAAGGCTACTTGGTACGCGCCGTTTTACTACCTGGTCACGGGACCGTTCCCGGCGATTTGTTAACCATTCATCGAAAAGACTGGCTCGATACTGTCGCAAACGCCATTAATTCAACGTCTCAAATTGTTGACGATTTTTATATCTGCGGCTATTCGATGGGCGGTGCTTTAAGTTTATTATTACATCAACTGGCGAAAAATTGTCGCGCAATGATGCTGATAGCACCAGGATTAAAACCGCGAAACCGTAAAGCGCAATTTTTAAAAATAATACGTCTTTTTACTTGGATTTCAAAAAAAGCCAAATGGTATCAAATCTCGAATCAAATCAACTATACCAAATATAATTCGCATTCATACAATCCCTCTTACCAAGCTTCTGAAATAATGAAAGCGGCTTCAAAAATTAAAATTAATATTCCACTATTTTTTGTAGCCTCAGAAGACGATGAAACTATCGACACTGATTTCGTTATCGAGTATTTTAAACAACAATCCAATCCGCACAATGCCATGATTAATTACTGCAAAAATCCTTCCATCGGAGATTCAAACAATATAGAACAGCGTACCAGTATTTATCCCGAACGAAATATTATTGATTTCTCACATACCTGTCTCGCTATTTCGCCCAACAATCCTTACCTCGGTGAACATGGTAAATTACTGGATTTCTCACACTACCATAAGCAAAAACAAGAAAACAAAGTGGTCCGCATTGGCGCCATCACAGCAAACAATTTACTGCACTATACGATGCAACGACTCAGCTACAATCCTGATTTTGATCATATGGTTGAACGATTCAGCGCTTTCATTGAGACCTTAAAAACATAA
- a CDS encoding HlyC/CorC family transporter, with protein sequence MFWYFVILVILLLLAAFFSAAETSMMSINRYRLRHRAVAGDIVAQRVFNLLKRPDRLLGVILIGATFTNVFISSIAAVIAVSYFGDIGVAVGGVIIAFIILIYGEVMPKTLAALRPEFVSYRLSLLLKCLLTALYPFVWGANTIANATLGLFNITVKGKPIENLTHEELRTLIGEAIGKSAHDYQGMLLGILDLGDVTVEDIMVPRSEIVGIDLEQPWEVILKQLESSEHTRLVLYKDSIDNSLGLLHVRKALHLFAKETINVETLTQVAEEIYFIPEATPLINLLVSFRKQKCRIGLVVDEYGDILGLATLEDILEEIVGEFTTDFAKTIPDVWPQKDGSFIIDGSASIRELNRSFGWSLPVEGPKTISGLIVEQLEFIPETCLCLRIAGYPIEVIKIESNMIDQVRILPELYRKPD encoded by the coding sequence ATGTTTTGGTATTTCGTTATCTTAGTTATATTATTGCTATTAGCAGCATTTTTTTCAGCAGCAGAAACCAGCATGATGTCAATTAATCGTTATCGATTAAGACACCGAGCTGTTGCCGGAGACATAGTTGCCCAGCGCGTTTTTAATTTGTTAAAAAGGCCGGATCGTTTATTGGGCGTGATACTGATAGGCGCTACATTTACGAACGTATTTATTTCTTCCATCGCTGCAGTGATAGCCGTGAGTTATTTTGGTGATATCGGCGTTGCTGTTGGTGGCGTGATCATTGCATTTATTATTTTGATTTACGGTGAAGTTATGCCTAAAACGTTGGCGGCACTTCGTCCTGAATTTGTTTCATACCGACTCTCATTACTGTTGAAATGCTTGTTAACAGCACTTTATCCTTTTGTTTGGGGAGCGAATACAATTGCCAATGCGACCTTAGGATTATTTAATATTACAGTCAAAGGTAAACCCATTGAAAATTTAACGCACGAAGAATTACGTACATTAATTGGGGAAGCTATAGGAAAATCTGCGCACGATTATCAAGGAATGCTGTTGGGGATTCTGGATTTAGGTGATGTGACCGTTGAAGATATTATGGTGCCTCGTAGCGAAATTGTAGGCATTGACTTAGAACAACCGTGGGAAGTGATTCTCAAGCAATTAGAATCGAGTGAGCATACACGATTGGTTTTGTATAAAGACTCTATCGATAATTCATTAGGGCTTTTGCACGTGCGCAAAGCGCTTCATTTATTTGCAAAAGAAACGATCAATGTAGAAACATTAACGCAAGTTGCAGAAGAAATTTATTTTATCCCAGAAGCAACGCCACTGATTAATTTATTAGTGAGCTTTAGAAAGCAAAAATGTCGCATTGGATTAGTGGTTGATGAATACGGCGATATTTTAGGATTGGCAACACTTGAAGATATTTTAGAAGAAATTGTTGGGGAATTTACAACGGATTTTGCTAAGACGATTCCTGACGTTTGGCCACAAAAAGATGGCAGTTTCATTATTGATGGTAGTGCGAGTATTCGTGAATTAAATCGAAGTTTTGGTTGGAGCTTGCCTGTTGAAGGTCCTAAAACAATCAGCGGACTTATAGTAGAGCAATTAGAATTTATTCCAGAAACTTGTTTGTGTTTGCGAATTGCAGGCTATCCCATTGAAGTGATCAAAATCGAATCGAATATGATAGATCAGGTGCGGATATTGCCTGAGCTCTATAGAAAGCCCGATTAA
- the rimM gene encoding ribosome maturation factor RimM (Essential for efficient processing of 16S rRNA), giving the protein MSKQVVVGRFGRAHGVRGDIYVISFTEPPSNILNYQPWLTLKKGSWQPLTITSNKANDHSIIVHIQGWDDRDIAKLHTNEEIAVPIEALPKLESEEFYWSQLIGLNVVDQKGASLGEVIEILETGANDVLVVKGATEHLVPYTKETVLKVDLEANQITVDWEPLD; this is encoded by the coding sequence ATGTCAAAACAAGTTGTAGTAGGCCGATTCGGCCGAGCACATGGGGTTCGAGGTGACATTTATGTCATCTCATTCACCGAACCTCCATCCAATATCCTCAATTATCAACCCTGGCTCACCTTGAAAAAAGGCTCATGGCAACCTTTAACGATCACATCGAACAAAGCCAATGATCATAGCATCATTGTTCATATCCAGGGCTGGGATGATCGTGATATCGCAAAACTTCACACAAATGAAGAAATCGCCGTTCCCATCGAAGCTCTCCCAAAATTAGAGTCCGAAGAATTTTATTGGTCTCAGCTTATAGGCTTAAATGTCGTTGACCAAAAAGGGGCATCACTCGGCGAGGTCATCGAAATCCTTGAAACAGGCGCCAATGACGTTTTGGTGGTTAAAGGTGCTACAGAACATTTAGTGCCTTATACAAAAGAGACCGTACTCAAAGTTGATTTAGAAGCCAATCAAATCACTGTTGATTGGGAACCGCTCGATTGA
- the ccsA gene encoding cytochrome c biogenesis protein CcsA, which translates to MPTGLLHIFLAVLTTAVFAFAGVQALLLALQDRQLHQKMQINWLDKLPPLERMEALLFQMIWGGFLLLTALLISSIYYYHDSVWSHFFSKTILACVSWIIFVILILGRKLLGWRGRKALYCTAMGIGLVLLLYFGAYLSRF; encoded by the coding sequence ATGCCTACTGGGCTTTTGCATATTTTTTTAGCGGTCCTGACAACAGCTGTTTTTGCCTTTGCTGGAGTACAAGCGCTATTGCTTGCTCTGCAAGATCGTCAACTACATCAAAAAATGCAGATCAATTGGCTTGATAAATTACCTCCTTTAGAAAGAATGGAGGCATTATTATTTCAAATGATTTGGGGCGGATTTTTACTGCTGACAGCATTACTGATCAGTAGTATTTATTATTATCATGATTCCGTTTGGTCCCATTTTTTTTCTAAGACAATTTTAGCCTGCGTATCCTGGATTATTTTTGTCATTTTAATTTTAGGGCGAAAACTTTTAGGGTGGCGCGGAAGAAAAGCCCTATATTGTACCGCGATGGGTATCGGGCTAGTTTTATTGTTATATTTCGGCGCTTATTTATCTCGATTCTGA
- the rpsP gene encoding 30S ribosomal protein S16: MAVVIRLTRGGAKKRPFYHIVAADSRRARDGRYIERLGYYNPIATGKEIPLLLQVDRIEYWTQKGAQPSDRVAHLIKAFTSGKIKSVGAAEQGLGKSKKPAKAPAAAKKAPEATPAKSESKPAETAAEAPKAEEIKAATSETTSSDTESGK; the protein is encoded by the coding sequence ATGGCAGTAGTAATACGATTAACTCGCGGCGGCGCGAAGAAGCGACCTTTCTATCACATCGTGGCGGCAGATAGCCGTAGAGCACGTGACGGACGCTATATTGAGCGTTTAGGGTACTATAACCCGATCGCTACCGGTAAAGAAATACCATTACTTCTTCAAGTAGACCGCATTGAGTATTGGACTCAAAAAGGCGCACAGCCATCCGATCGTGTAGCTCACCTTATAAAAGCGTTCACAAGCGGAAAAATCAAGTCTGTCGGCGCTGCTGAACAAGGCCTTGGCAAATCAAAGAAACCTGCAAAAGCTCCTGCTGCAGCTAAGAAAGCTCCAGAAGCGACACCTGCAAAATCTGAAAGCAAACCAGCTGAAACAGCCGCAGAAGCACCTAAAGCAGAAGAAATCAAAGCCGCTACTTCTGAGACCACATCATCAGACACCGAATCAGGCAAATAA
- the rplS gene encoding 50S ribosomal protein L19 produces MKKLIHAIEAEQIGDKKHPAFKTGDTVIVNVFVKEGTRTRVQAYEGVVIARRNRGMNSAFTVRKISHGEGVERAFQLYSPQIESITLVRRGDVRRAKIYYLRDLSGKKARIKEKLSGVKAEPKDKSPKEAKVKEAKETE; encoded by the coding sequence ATGAAGAAATTAATTCACGCAATTGAAGCTGAACAAATAGGCGATAAAAAGCATCCAGCATTCAAAACAGGCGATACTGTTATCGTTAACGTCTTCGTTAAAGAAGGTACTCGCACACGTGTACAGGCTTACGAAGGTGTAGTTATTGCTCGACGTAATCGTGGCATGAATTCCGCATTTACCGTTCGAAAAATTTCTCATGGTGAAGGTGTTGAACGAGCATTCCAACTCTACAGCCCACAAATTGAAAGTATCACTTTAGTTCGTCGCGGTGATGTACGTCGCGCGAAAATTTACTACCTACGTGATCTCTCTGGTAAGAAAGCAAGAATCAAAGAAAAACTTTCAGGCGTGAAGGCAGAACCTAAAGATAAATCGCCTAAAGAAGCCAAAGTTAAAGAAGCAAAAGAAACCGAATAA
- a CDS encoding thioredoxin family protein, with translation MSSVVEVTSQNFDQLVSENKLIILDFWAEWCGPCKNFSPVFTEQAQQHPEILFGSVNVEEQSELAQEFDIRSIPFLMILKENTLIYGEAGALSGVAFEELIQKALSVDVNQ, from the coding sequence ATGTCATCTGTCGTTGAAGTTACTAGTCAGAATTTTGATCAGTTGGTTTCAGAGAATAAATTAATCATATTGGATTTTTGGGCGGAGTGGTGTGGTCCGTGTAAGAATTTCAGCCCTGTATTTACAGAGCAAGCACAACAACATCCTGAGATTTTATTTGGTTCAGTGAACGTAGAAGAACAGAGTGAATTGGCTCAAGAGTTTGATATTCGTTCAATTCCGTTTTTAATGATTCTAAAAGAGAACACCCTGATCTATGGAGAGGCTGGTGCGTTATCGGGTGTGGCATTTGAAGAGTTGATTCAAAAAGCGCTTTCAGTTGATGTAAATCAATAG
- the adk gene encoding adenylate kinase: MVKRIILLGAPGSGKGTQAQKLCKHYHIVQVSSGDMLRAAVKASENPESNSTLAQLGHKVKAVMASGELVADDIIIDLVKERLNHPDCQNGFILDGFPRTLDQAKALLDAGIKIDYVVEIAVDDEEIVHRLSGRRVHQSSGRVYHIDYNPPKIPDVDDITGEELIQRGDDKEETVRNRLKVYHDQTKPLINFYQTLAQTNSDGPHYHAVTGIGSIDEIYERIRAATA; this comes from the coding sequence ATGGTGAAACGAATTATTTTACTGGGTGCTCCAGGATCAGGTAAGGGCACACAAGCGCAAAAGCTTTGTAAGCACTATCACATCGTGCAAGTTTCTTCTGGAGATATGCTGCGTGCAGCAGTGAAGGCCAGCGAAAATCCAGAATCAAATTCTACGTTGGCTCAGTTGGGTCACAAAGTAAAAGCTGTTATGGCATCAGGAGAATTAGTCGCTGATGATATTATAATCGATCTCGTGAAAGAACGATTAAATCACCCCGATTGTCAAAACGGTTTTATTCTTGATGGATTTCCACGCACACTCGATCAAGCTAAAGCATTGCTTGATGCAGGGATTAAAATTGATTACGTTGTTGAGATTGCAGTAGATGATGAAGAAATCGTTCATCGATTGAGTGGTCGTCGCGTACATCAAAGTTCGGGTAGAGTTTATCATATCGACTACAATCCACCAAAAATACCAGATGTCGATGATATTACTGGTGAAGAGTTAATTCAGCGAGGTGATGATAAAGAAGAGACCGTTCGTAATCGATTAAAGGTGTATCATGACCAGACTAAGCCGCTCATTAACTTCTACCAGACTTTAGCGCAAACAAATAGTGACGGTCCTCATTATCATGCTGTTACTGGTATTGGTTCTATTGATGAGATTTATGAGCGAATTCGTGCGGCTACTGCCTGA
- the glpD gene encoding glycerol-3-phosphate dehydrogenase: MFFVTQCLIDYNKFIYCLCNIQASKYHQGQKMSEDYDIVVIGGGINGTAIAADAAGRGLSVLLCEANDLACGTSSASSKLIHGGLRYLEQFQFQLVREALNEREILLKKAPHNIRPLHFVMPNDASIRSPWLIRLGLFLYDHLGARRKLSGSNTINLKEFEGGALFKNEFSTAFGYSDCWTDDARLVVLNAICAHEKGAIIKTRTLFSSGIQKNDRWKITLTNTDTNVDQIVTSKAIVNAAGPWVDEILNNSLAITQERHITWVKGSHIIVPQISTTQNAFILQNTDKRIIFIIPYLNQYSLIGTTDVEYHSDLRNVQIDDFEISYLLDSVNRYLKTPLHTTDIIHSYAGVRALASINNDKLATLTRDFTLQISDNFGRLPILSVFGGKITTHRVLAEQALTKLKKYFPWIKKSWTENFPLPGGDILNNDFENFVQNLYEEYSNFDQNLISRYAHQFGTRIHSLLKNTNNPIILGENYGFDLYHIEVDYLVKNEWARTAEDILWRRTKLGYSFPKDKIYPLENAIKRIIQS, encoded by the coding sequence GTGTTTTTTGTCACTCAATGCCTTATCGACTATAATAAATTTATCTATTGTTTATGCAATATTCAGGCTAGTAAATATCATCAAGGCCAAAAAATGAGTGAAGATTATGACATTGTCGTTATCGGTGGCGGCATTAACGGCACAGCGATCGCTGCTGATGCTGCAGGGCGTGGTTTAAGCGTATTATTATGTGAAGCGAATGATCTTGCTTGCGGAACTTCTTCCGCCAGTAGCAAATTAATTCATGGGGGCTTGCGTTATCTTGAACAATTCCAATTTCAATTAGTACGTGAAGCATTAAATGAAAGGGAAATTCTTTTAAAAAAAGCACCTCATAACATAAGACCATTGCACTTCGTCATGCCAAATGATGCTTCCATTCGATCGCCTTGGCTCATTCGTCTAGGCTTATTTTTATATGATCATTTAGGTGCTCGACGAAAATTGTCTGGATCAAATACCATCAATTTGAAAGAATTTGAAGGCGGAGCCCTATTCAAAAACGAGTTTTCTACTGCTTTCGGATATTCAGATTGCTGGACTGATGATGCACGCCTTGTGGTTCTCAACGCAATATGCGCACATGAAAAAGGCGCCATCATTAAAACACGCACGCTATTTAGTTCAGGAATCCAAAAAAATGATCGTTGGAAGATAACGTTAACCAACACTGATACTAATGTGGATCAAATCGTTACAAGCAAAGCAATCGTTAATGCAGCCGGACCATGGGTTGATGAAATCTTAAATAATTCACTCGCGATAACTCAAGAACGCCATATTACTTGGGTAAAAGGTAGCCATATCATTGTTCCTCAAATCAGCACCACTCAGAATGCTTTCATACTTCAAAACACCGATAAGCGCATTATCTTTATCATTCCCTATCTCAATCAATATAGTTTAATAGGCACCACTGACGTCGAATATCACAGTGATCTCAGAAATGTTCAAATCGATGATTTTGAAATTTCATATCTATTAGACAGTGTGAATCGCTATCTTAAAACACCATTGCACACAACAGACATCATACATTCATATGCAGGAGTGCGAGCTTTAGCTAGTATAAACAACGATAAATTGGCTACTTTGACGCGAGATTTCACCCTCCAAATCAGTGATAATTTCGGTAGATTACCTATTCTTTCCGTTTTCGGAGGAAAAATCACAACCCATAGAGTATTGGCAGAACAGGCATTGACCAAACTTAAAAAATACTTTCCATGGATAAAAAAATCATGGACTGAAAACTTTCCATTGCCTGGTGGTGATATCCTGAATAATGACTTTGAAAACTTTGTCCAAAACCTTTATGAAGAGTATTCTAACTTTGATCAAAATCTTATTTCGCGATACGCTCATCAATTTGGCACTCGGATTCATTCATTACTGAAAAACACAAATAACCCTATAATTCTAGGGGAAAACTATGGCTTCGACCTTTATCATATTGAAGTGGATTACCTCGTTAAAAATGAATGGGCAAGAACTGCTGAAGACATTTTATGGCGACGAACGAAGTTAGGATATTCCTTTCCAAAGGATAAAATTTACCCCTTAGAAAATGCTATAAAACGAATTATTCAGTCATAA
- the ffh gene encoding signal recognition particle protein, which translates to MFESLSSRLNKTIKNLTGRGRLTEANIQETLDEVRKALIDADVALPVVTRFIDDVRGKALGQDVLESLKPGDLLVKIVYDELVDVMGQMNASLNLAATPPAVILMAGLQGSGKTTTAAKLAKLLKDHHQKKVLLTSADIYRPAAIEQLKTLAESIGALYFPSSSDQNPVTIAQNAIAEAKRSAADVVIIDTAGRLHIDAEMMAEIKAIHAAAKPVETLFVVDSMTGQDAANTAKAFNDALPLTGIILTKTDGDSRGGAALSVRSITGKPIKFIGIGEKIDALEAFHPDRIASRILGMGDILSLVEEAHRKIDQKEVEKVAKKIKKGHGFDLEDFANQLREMRKMGGITSLLAKLPGMANVNAAKSAIDDKTFIKMEAIINSMTKKERRFPAIIKGSHKRRIAQGSGTEVPDINRLLKKHMEMQRMMKKLKGGGMSQMMRRMQGMMPPR; encoded by the coding sequence ATGTTTGAAAGCTTATCCTCACGTTTGAATAAGACGATTAAAAACCTCACCGGCCGTGGCCGTCTGACTGAAGCCAATATCCAAGAGACCCTTGACGAGGTCCGTAAAGCGCTCATAGATGCCGACGTCGCTTTACCCGTTGTGACTCGTTTCATTGATGACGTTCGAGGTAAAGCTCTGGGTCAAGACGTACTCGAAAGCCTTAAGCCGGGTGATCTGCTGGTTAAAATTGTGTATGACGAGCTGGTCGATGTAATGGGCCAAATGAATGCGTCTCTGAACCTTGCAGCCACACCTCCTGCGGTCATACTGATGGCGGGACTACAAGGCTCTGGTAAAACCACAACGGCGGCAAAACTAGCCAAACTCCTCAAAGACCACCATCAAAAGAAAGTGCTGTTGACCAGTGCAGACATTTACAGACCTGCCGCTATCGAACAATTAAAAACACTGGCCGAAAGTATCGGCGCCCTCTACTTCCCTAGCTCCAGCGATCAAAACCCTGTCACAATCGCTCAAAATGCCATAGCCGAAGCCAAACGCAGTGCTGCCGATGTCGTTATCATCGATACCGCTGGTCGACTTCACATCGACGCTGAAATGATGGCCGAAATTAAGGCTATCCATGCAGCGGCTAAACCTGTTGAAACTTTATTTGTTGTTGACAGTATGACCGGGCAAGATGCGGCCAATACTGCCAAAGCCTTCAATGATGCCTTACCTCTAACCGGAATCATTCTAACCAAGACGGACGGTGACTCACGTGGCGGTGCTGCACTATCCGTACGTAGCATTACGGGCAAACCAATCAAATTCATTGGTATCGGTGAAAAAATAGATGCGCTTGAAGCCTTCCATCCCGATCGAATCGCCTCCCGTATCCTCGGTATGGGCGATATTCTCTCGCTCGTCGAAGAAGCTCATCGTAAAATTGATCAAAAAGAAGTGGAGAAAGTCGCCAAGAAAATTAAAAAAGGCCACGGCTTTGACCTTGAAGATTTCGCCAACCAGCTTCGAGAAATGCGAAAAATGGGCGGCATCACCTCACTCCTCGCTAAATTACCTGGCATGGCCAACGTGAATGCGGCCAAAAGTGCCATCGATGATAAAACCTTCATCAAAATGGAAGCCATAATTAACTCCATGACCAAGAAAGAGCGACGCTTCCCCGCTATCATCAAAGGTTCTCACAAACGCCGAATCGCCCAAGGCTCCGGCACCGAAGTTCCCGACATCAATCGCCTCCTCAAAAAGCACATGGAAATGCAAAGAATGATGAAAAAACTTAAAGGCGGTGGCATGTCTCAAATGATGCGACGCATGCAGGGCATGATGCCTCCTCGTTAA
- a CDS encoding biofilm PGA synthesis protein PgaB, whose translation MRILLTMVFCIISCTTFANIHNTIYVYSDHGVSSESLTHTLHTLHGLFDSKYSIKKLKAQDVMRGDWRKNAALFIMPGGADLPYVKALNGKGNQQIRDYVERGGKYLGICAGGYYASREVQFAVGTPLEVVGPRELAFFPGVAKGPALAPYYYHSNRGARAARIKISNDKLQHATVFFNGGGEFIPDQNQKNFDVIARYEDLPQHPAAIVKIKIGSGTAILTGVHFEYDPALLDSSDAYLSPIISALNKHQRERMELLKKIFGDGIGILTS comes from the coding sequence ATGAGAATTCTCTTAACAATGGTTTTTTGTATAATCAGCTGCACTACGTTTGCTAACATTCACAATACTATCTATGTTTATTCTGACCACGGCGTTAGTTCTGAATCCTTGACTCATACATTACATACGCTGCACGGACTTTTTGATTCGAAATATTCTATTAAAAAACTTAAAGCGCAGGATGTCATGCGCGGTGATTGGCGCAAAAATGCAGCGCTATTTATTATGCCTGGTGGTGCAGATCTTCCGTATGTTAAAGCACTTAATGGAAAAGGAAATCAACAAATCAGAGATTATGTTGAGCGAGGTGGGAAATATTTAGGAATTTGTGCGGGTGGGTATTACGCTAGTCGTGAAGTTCAATTTGCAGTAGGGACGCCACTCGAAGTTGTTGGGCCGCGTGAATTAGCATTTTTTCCCGGTGTTGCAAAAGGTCCTGCATTAGCGCCATATTATTATCACAGCAATCGAGGTGCGCGTGCGGCGCGAATTAAAATCTCAAATGATAAACTGCAACATGCAACGGTTTTTTTTAATGGAGGTGGAGAATTTATTCCAGATCAAAATCAAAAAAATTTCGACGTTATTGCGCGTTACGAAGATTTACCTCAGCACCCTGCTGCTATTGTTAAAATAAAAATAGGATCGGGGACTGCAATTTTGACTGGTGTTCATTTCGAATATGATCCCGCTCTTTTAGATTCATCAGATGCATATCTATCGCCGATTATTTCAGCATTAAATAAACATCAACGAGAGCGCATGGAGCTGCTGAAGAAAATATTTGGAGACGGAATCGGAATACTTACTTCTTAA